In Aegilops tauschii subsp. strangulata cultivar AL8/78 chromosome 3, Aet v6.0, whole genome shotgun sequence, one genomic interval encodes:
- the LOC109750606 gene encoding uncharacterized protein — translation MPPRRRDRRSHRDPSPSPSRPSGPRASPSSPRLRLAFIVPPLLLLVLTVLHFTGLLSRSPPYPQTPGKTPLSVYDRGLVKRQVSAGEILAEHARVSENRSRRHFPNPVLAYVTPWNSKGYDMAKLFSMKLTHVSPVWYDLKSDRNKLSLEGQHNYDAGWVSELQNSGSLVVPRVVLEAFPGVVLLKKKSRDKTIELIVSECRDKGYDGVVLESWSRWAAYGVLDDPELRQLALQFVKQLGEALHSISSKSSTRNHLELIYVIPAPRMEGPNNQDFGPEDLLQLADSVGGFSLMTYDFSGPQNPGPSAPLKWIQYSLTTLLPAKGSASQVHSHMIFLGINFYGNDFLLSKGGGGGSITGRDFIHLLEKYKPSLQWDDKSSEHFFIYSDKGVRHAVFYPTLLSLSVRLDEAQDWGAGLSIWEIGQGLDYFFDVL, via the exons ATGCCACCCCGGAGGCGGGATCGCCGGAGTCATCGCGACCCCTCGCCGTCTCCCTCCCGCCCAAGCGGGCCACGAGCTTCACCCTCGAGCCCCCGCCTCCGCCTCGCCTTCATCGTCCCTCCCCTGCTTCTCCTCGTCCTCACAGTGCTTCACTTCACCGGCCTCCTTTCCCGATCCCCTCCTTACCCCCAAACGCCGGGGAAGACCCCACTCTCCGTCTATGATCGCGGCCTAGTCAAGCGCCAAGTCTCCgccggcgagatccttgcc GAGCACGCTAGGGTTTCGGAGAACCGGTCGCGCCGCCACTTCCCCAACCCCGTCCTGGCCTACGTGACCCCCTG GAATTCTAAAGGCTATGATATGGCAAAGTTGTTCAGCATGAAGCTTACTCATGTATCACCAGTGTGGTATGACTTGAAGAG TGATAGGAATAAGCTATCTTTGGAAGGACAGCACAATTATGATGCTGGATGGGTCTCCGAACTTCAAAATAGCGGTTCTTTG GTAGTGCCAAGAGTTGTCTTAGAGGCATTCCCTGGTGTTGTACTTCTGAAAAAGAAGTCAAGGGACAAAACCATTGAACTAATAGTGAGCGAATGCAG GGATAAGGGGTATGATGGTGTTGTGCTGGAATCCTGGTCAAGATGGGCTGCTTATGGTGTGCTAGATGATCCAGAGCTGCGCCAACTG GCACTTCAGTTTGTTAAGCAGCTGGGCGAGGCTTTGCATTCTATCAGTTCAAAATCAAGTACCAGGAACCATTTGGAACTAATTTATGTTATCCCAGCTCCACGGATGGAAGGGCCCAACAATCAAGACTTTGGACCAGAAGATCTCCTGCAGTTGGCTGATTCAGTAGGTGGTTTTTCTCTTATGACATATGACTTCTCTGGACCACAAAACCCTGGCCCCAGTGCACCTCTGAAGTGGATACAATATTCTTTGACAACACTTCTTCCAGCCAAGGGTTCTGCTTCTCAAGTTCATTCTCACATGATATTCCTTGGGATTAATTTCTATGGGAATGATTTTCTACTTTCTAAAG gtggtggtggtggttctATTACTGGAAGAGATTTCATTCATTTACTTGAGAAGTACAAGCCATCTTTGCAATGGGATGACAAAAGTTCAGagcatttttttatatattcggATAAAGGTGTGAGGCATGCTGTATTTTATCCGACGCTGTTGTCTCTTTCTGTACGTTTGGATGAAGCGCAAGATTGGGGGGCAGGGCTTTCAATCTGGGAAATTGGACAAGGTTTGGACTACTTTTTTGATGTTCTCTAG
- the LOC109750608 gene encoding MYB-like transcription factor TCL2, with protein sequence MSRESLGKNSKIMGGRERKEVNSTAKHFVDFTEAEEDLVFRMHRLVGNRWELIAGRIPGRTAEEVEMFWAKRHQDQ encoded by the exons ATGAGCAGAGAAAGCTTGGGCAAGAACTCCAAGATCATGGGTGGCCGTGAAAGAAAAG AAGTTAATAGCACCGCAAAGCATTTTGTTGATTTCACAGAAGCAGAGGAAGATCTTGTTTTCAGAATGCACAGGCTTGTCGGGAACAG GTGGGAACTTATAGCTGGAAGAATCCCCGGAAGAACAGCAGAAGAAGTAGAGATGTTCTGGGCAAAAAGGCACCAGGACCAATGA
- the LOC141042398 gene encoding uncharacterized protein, giving the protein MQSNLPAFKTAPSAQAKLSKRAKKSNPVEEPVLTEPNASASEPPSAPAPETTAPTEQQAMESSNNPEIPSSAQPADDPDVVITRTEYVEPGRPTVLARCSAKEELLERRKARLDIIDYANLSIEDIVSGYIGQVHNSRDLKIDMVKQIQQKSEAVCKKFESEISELKNRLKTQETETRKANAKFEFSVAAQEKLKKKFETERKTWADEKTALLSRAEQAEAALTERTAELSGLKHHVSQMVSAIFGPRSSNLNQNVLTKLKAVYTLVEQLYTGSQRALAVVALSNEVPTHLADVLRRLAVLHQRFQELRRASARAGAIAALSRAKAFLPELDPADIALGYPSLKEDGTPFDQKDFAACVKSVRPVATLIGNDTDLTKYQPGYDAENQRIPTPRYEAISLIPPTRKHTFAPEVDPAGLIDDEAQFEVLSGIDWKSSTFQVMETAGGAERDEPGASTQQAP; this is encoded by the exons atgcaatctaacttgccggctttcaagaccgcacccag tgcccaagcaaagctcagcaagagggcaaagaaaagtaacccggtcgaagagccggtcttgactgaacccaacgcctctgcttcggagccgccgtctgcaccagctccagaaaccaccgctccaactgaacAACAAGCCATGGAGAGTTCTAacaacccggagatccccagctcagctcaaccggccgatgacccggatgtggtgattacccggaccgaatatgttgagccgggaagacccactgtgctggccagatgctctgctaaagaagaactgctggagcgccgcaaggccagactggatatcattgactatgctaacttgagcattgaagacattgtttctggttatattggtcaagtgcaTAACAGCCGGGACCTgaagattgacatggtgaagcagatacagcaaaaatccgag gctgtctgcaagaaatttgaatcggaaatctctgagctgaagaaccgcctgaagactcaggaaactgagacccggaaggccaatgccaagtttgagttcagtgttgctgcacaagaaaaactgaagaaaaaatttgaaacagaaagaaaaacttgggccgacgagaagactgccttgctgagccgggccgaacaagcggaggctgcccttactgaaagaaccgccgaactctccggcttaaaacaccatgtgtcacagatggtctccgcaatcttcg gtcccagaagctccaatctaaatcagaacgtgctgaccaagctgaaggcggtttacaccttggtggagcaactctacactgggtcacaacgtgctttagccgttgtggctctgtccaacgaggttcccactcacctggcggacgtactcaggcggcttgccgtacttcatcaacgcttccaagagctgagacgggcttctgcaagagccggagctatagctgctctgagccgggccaaggcgtttctaccggagctagacccggccgacatcgctcttggataccccagcctgaaggaagacggcaccccctttgaccagaaagactttgccgcctgtgtgaagagcgtgcgcccggtggccaccttgattgggaatgacaccgacctaaccaaatatcagccgggctatgacgcggagaatcagaggatccccactccacgctatgaagcaatcagcctgatccctccgactcgtaaacATACCTTCGctccagaagttgacccggccgggttaattgatgacgaggctcaatttgaagttttgagcggcattgactggaaatcatcaaccttccaggtcatggaaacagccggaggagcggagagggatgagccgggagcttcaacccaacaagcaccttga